The Halovulum dunhuangense genome includes the window CAGCGGGACCACCGCCGAAAAGGCGACCAGCAGCAGCACCGGCAGGACCAGGAACCACGCTTTCTGGTTGACCGTCTTGTTCATCACGCAGCCCTCCCCATCGGATCCGCCTGAGCGCCTTCGGGGGCGACGCGCCAGTCGTCGGCATAGACGTTGATCGAACCGGGCGCGAAGCTGATCCGGTTCATGTCCGGCGACAGGCTTTCGCCCTCGCCGGCGATGATGTTGATTTCGGTGCCGAAGAAATCGGCGCGCACGATCTTGTGCCGCCCCACATCCTCGACCCGGCGCACGCGCACGGGCATCCCTGCCGGATCGGCTGTCAGCCGGACATATTCGGGCCGCACGCCGATCTGCACCCGCCCCGACAGCGGACGGTATCCGGCGCCCAGATCGATGGCGCAGCCCTCGACATGGGCGGTACGCCCGTCGACCCGCGCATCGAGCAGGTTCATCCCCGGCGAACCGATGAAATAGCCCACGAAGGTGTGCTCCGGCCGCTCGAACAGCTCCTGCGGGGTGCCCATCTGCACCACGCGCCCGTCATACATCACCACCACCTTGTCGGCGAAGGTCAGCGCCTCGGTCTGGTCGTGGGTCACATAGATCATCGTGTGGCCGAACTCGCGATGCAGCGACTTCAGCTGGGTGCGCAGCTCCCACTTCATGTGCGGGTCGATCACCGTCAGCGGCTCGTCGAAGAGGATCGCGTTCACGTCCTCGCGCACCATGCCACGGCCAAGGCTGATCTTCTGCTTGGCGTCGGCGGTCAGGCCGCGCGCCTTGCGGTCGAGCATCGCCTCCATGCCGATCATCTGGGCGATCTGCTGCACGCGGGACGCGACATAGGCCGGGTCGGACCCGCGGTTCTTCAGCGGAAAGGCCAGGTTCTCGCGCACGGTCATGGTGTCGTAGACGACCGGGAACTGGAACACCTGCGCGATGTTGCGCTCGGCCGTGGGCGCGGCTGTCACATCGTTGTCGTTGAACAGGATGCGCCCCTGAGACGGGTGCAGCAGGCCCGAGATGATGTTCAGCAGCGTGGACTTGCCACA containing:
- a CDS encoding ABC transporter ATP-binding protein, giving the protein MAKITLDNLAHSYLPNPKGEDDFALKELNHDWEDGSAYALLGSSGCGKSTLLNIISGLLHPSQGRILFNDNDVTAAPTAERNIAQVFQFPVVYDTMTVRENLAFPLKNRGSDPAYVASRVQQIAQMIGMEAMLDRKARGLTADAKQKISLGRGMVREDVNAILFDEPLTVIDPHMKWELRTQLKSLHREFGHTMIYVTHDQTEALTFADKVVVMYDGRVVQMGTPQELFERPEHTFVGYFIGSPGMNLLDARVDGRTAHVEGCAIDLGAGYRPLSGRVQIGVRPEYVRLTADPAGMPVRVRRVEDVGRHKIVRADFFGTEINIIAGEGESLSPDMNRISFAPGSINVYADDWRVAPEGAQADPMGRAA